CTAAGGTGCCTCGCCGTGAAGCGCACATGACTCCTTATGAAATATTACTATCAGAATCCCAGGAAAGGATGCTCCTGGTGGCTCAACCTGGCAAGGAAGAGTCAGTGCTCGCAATCTGCCGAAAATGGGGAATTGATGCGGCCGTAGTCGGGCAGGTGACAGATGATGGATTCCTACGAATTAGGGAGGGCAACCAGATTGTGGCGGAAATACCTGCGCATGCTCTCGCTGAAGAAGGTCCACGCTATGAACGGCCTGCTTCGCCGCCTCCTTATCAAGAATTTTTGCAATCCTTAAATATTGATACTCTTCCAGATGTCAAAAATCCTGCCGAGGTGTTATTGAAATTATTAGCTTCACCCACTATCGCGAGCAAACGTTGGGTCTTTCGGCAATACGATCATATGGTGGGAACCAATACCGTGGTCTGTCCCGGTTCCGACTCCGCCGTGGTTCGCATTAAAGGGACCACGAAAGCCTTGGCCATGACGACGGATGGCAATAGTCGATACTGCCTGCTGAATCCCTACCTGGGAGGAGGATTAGCCGTGGCTGAAGCCGCGAGAAATTTGGTCTGTGCGGGTGCTCAACCGATCGGAGTGACCGACTGCCTAAATTTCGGCAACCCGGAGCGTCCTGACGTTATGTGGCAATTCATCATGGCGGTCGAAGGGATCGCCGATGCCTGTCGAACATTCCAAATTCCTGTAGTCAGTGGAAACGTGAGCTTTTATAACGAGACGAATGGCCTGTCCATTTACCCGACACCGATTTTGGGAATGGTGGGACTTATTGAGCGCCAGGAAGACATTACCACTCAATGGTTCAAACAAGCAGGCGATCATATTTTCTTGTTGGGAGAGACGAAAGAAGACTTAGGCGGGACGGAATATCTCAAGGTCATTCATTCTCGCGAACAAGGCAATCCCCCTTGGTTGGATGTGGATCGAGAAAAAGCTCTCTATTCCTTCCTACTCACCTTAATCCAAAAGGGGCTTGTGCAATCAGCGCATGATTGCTCAGAAGGCGGGTTACTCGTGACATTAGCCGAATGCTGTCTGACCAATCCTTCCGCCCTCTTCGGAGCAACTGTTATACTAAAGCAGGAACGTTTGCGTCTCGATGCCTTACTTTTTGGAGAAAGTCCTTCACGGGTTGTCGTCTCGGTTAAAACGGAGCATGTCACGCAGGTAATGGAACTGGTTCAAGGGTCAGACGTGCCATGCACCGAATTAGGCCGAGTCACTCAAGGAAATATGGACATTACTGTTCGCGGAGTTCATGACCAGCCAGTGTGTCAGATAAGCCTGCCCCTTTCTGAAATGGCAGACCAATGGCACCATGCTCTTGCACGACAACTTGGAGCCGAAGCATCGTGAGCAGGGTTGTTGGTTATTCCTTAAAATTGA
Above is a window of Candidatus Nitrospira neomarina DNA encoding:
- the purL gene encoding phosphoribosylformylglycinamidine synthase subunit PurL — translated: MTQESKALPQGPLTSQIIEQHGLSEDEYQQILKHLGREPNLTELGIFSVMWSEHCSYKSSRIHLKRFPTEGERVVQGPGENAGAVDIGGGLAAVFKMESHNHPSYIEPFQGAATGVGGILRDIFTMGARPIALLNSLRFGELDLPKNQHILKGVVSGISSYGNCMGVPTVGGEITFNDIYSKNPLVNVFCLGIVKKDRLLRGLAKGAGNQVLYIGAKTGRDGIHGATMASDSFDDASDKKRPNVQVGDPFLEKLLLEACLEFLEQDLLVGIQDMGAAGLTSSSCEMASRAGTGIDMDLAKVPRREAHMTPYEILLSESQERMLLVAQPGKEESVLAICRKWGIDAAVVGQVTDDGFLRIREGNQIVAEIPAHALAEEGPRYERPASPPPYQEFLQSLNIDTLPDVKNPAEVLLKLLASPTIASKRWVFRQYDHMVGTNTVVCPGSDSAVVRIKGTTKALAMTTDGNSRYCLLNPYLGGGLAVAEAARNLVCAGAQPIGVTDCLNFGNPERPDVMWQFIMAVEGIADACRTFQIPVVSGNVSFYNETNGLSIYPTPILGMVGLIERQEDITTQWFKQAGDHIFLLGETKEDLGGTEYLKVIHSREQGNPPWLDVDREKALYSFLLTLIQKGLVQSAHDCSEGGLLVTLAECCLTNPSALFGATVILKQERLRLDALLFGESPSRVVVSVKTEHVTQVMELVQGSDVPCTELGRVTQGNMDITVRGVHDQPVCQISLPLSEMADQWHHALARQLGAEAS